The Halobellus sp. MBLA0158 genome has a window encoding:
- a CDS encoding ABC transporter ATP-binding protein has product MTAERSAGASAVEATRDSDADTLLTVDSLRKSFGGIDALNGVSFEVSSGTITGLIGPNGAGKSTTFNVISGVLSPDSGTVTFVDEEITGLPSHQTAQRGLVRTFQLAREFKNMTVLENLMVAPEGQAGEAAWRAVFPGTRDDVRHQEEEIFERAWEMLEFFDIDHLALENAGSLSGGQRKLLELARALMLDPELLLLDEPFAGVNPSLEERLLERIGTLREQGHTFLLVEHDMDLIMEHCERVIVMHQGETLVTGTPEEIKSEERVVEAYLGGDVA; this is encoded by the coding sequence ATGACCGCCGAACGGTCCGCCGGAGCCTCTGCAGTGGAAGCGACCCGTGACTCCGACGCGGACACGCTCTTGACGGTCGATTCGCTGCGGAAGTCGTTCGGCGGGATCGACGCGCTGAACGGAGTCTCGTTCGAGGTTTCGTCGGGAACGATCACGGGGTTGATCGGCCCGAACGGCGCCGGAAAGTCGACGACGTTCAACGTCATCAGCGGCGTCTTGTCCCCGGATTCGGGGACCGTCACGTTCGTCGACGAGGAGATAACGGGGCTCCCGTCCCATCAGACGGCCCAGCGGGGGCTCGTCCGGACGTTTCAGTTGGCTCGGGAGTTCAAGAATATGACCGTCCTGGAGAACCTGATGGTCGCACCCGAAGGGCAAGCCGGCGAGGCGGCGTGGCGTGCCGTGTTCCCCGGGACCAGAGACGACGTCCGCCATCAGGAAGAGGAGATCTTCGAGCGCGCGTGGGAGATGCTCGAGTTCTTCGACATCGACCACCTCGCGCTCGAAAACGCGGGGTCGCTCTCGGGGGGCCAGCGCAAGCTGCTTGAGCTGGCTCGGGCGCTGATGCTCGATCCGGAACTCCTCCTGCTCGACGAGCCGTTCGCCGGAGTCAACCCCTCGCTGGAGGAACGGCTGCTCGAACGGATCGGGACGCTCCGGGAACAGGGACACACGTTCCTTCTCGTCGAACACGATATGGACCTCATTATGGAGCACTGCGAGCGCGTGATCGTGATGCATCAGGGCGAGACGTTGGTCACCGGCACCCCCGAGGAGATCAAGTCCGAAGAGCGGGTCGTCGAGGCCTACCTGGGGGGTGACGTGGCGTGA
- a CDS encoding branched-chain amino acid ABC transporter permease, whose amino-acid sequence MSDPTVTDSLGESLSALASDYWENDAVKIAATLGLVYGLYLVAGVLLGYDLSGQLNSLRRLTFLIVLYSIGALVVNLHWGYSGLFNIGVVGFMAVGAYTTTILTRPIQGQNPTGTLPGLGLPLPIAIVGGVLAATAVGYVAALPSLRLRDDYFAIVTLAFAEIIRITAKASALQEFTIFGVTIGTGGGRGIRTYPNPVDQFFSGPGQPLVTAVSGLGIDGALVPGWAFVLVVAALLGIVFWLIVRLAESPFGRVLKGIRDDEEATAALAKDTASFKIRAFIIGCAVLGLLGIVWQGSQGYIAPGLFVPQLTFFIWIAVIVGGPGSNTGSIIGTILFVGFIYLGPGYLRRLVEQYLSLSGTVSTFPNAVGSLLAGDPQAILLYTLDQTSALRVVLTGVFLVWLLKTRPEGLLGERREIASSIDLEERVRSRRAGSNEPGGDAE is encoded by the coding sequence GTGAGCGACCCGACCGTGACAGATTCCCTCGGCGAGTCGCTCTCAGCGCTGGCGAGCGACTACTGGGAGAACGACGCCGTGAAGATCGCCGCGACCCTCGGTCTGGTCTACGGGCTCTACCTCGTTGCGGGCGTCCTTCTCGGATACGATCTCTCCGGACAACTCAACTCCCTCCGCCGACTCACGTTTCTGATCGTCCTCTACAGCATCGGAGCGCTCGTCGTGAACCTCCACTGGGGCTACAGCGGCCTGTTCAACATCGGCGTTGTCGGGTTTATGGCGGTGGGGGCCTACACCACGACGATTCTCACCCGTCCGATCCAGGGACAGAACCCGACGGGGACGCTCCCCGGACTGGGACTCCCTCTCCCGATCGCCATCGTCGGTGGCGTTCTCGCGGCCACGGCGGTCGGATACGTCGCTGCGCTCCCGTCGCTCCGGCTCCGCGACGACTACTTCGCGATCGTCACGCTCGCCTTCGCGGAGATTATCAGGATCACCGCGAAGGCCTCTGCGCTTCAGGAGTTCACGATCTTCGGGGTGACGATCGGAACCGGCGGCGGCCGCGGAATTCGGACGTACCCGAACCCCGTAGACCAGTTCTTCAGCGGCCCGGGGCAGCCGCTCGTGACCGCGGTTTCGGGGCTCGGCATCGACGGCGCGCTCGTCCCCGGCTGGGCGTTCGTTCTCGTGGTAGCGGCGCTTCTCGGCATCGTGTTCTGGCTGATCGTCCGGCTGGCGGAGTCGCCTTTCGGTCGCGTCCTCAAGGGGATCCGTGACGACGAGGAGGCGACGGCGGCGCTCGCGAAAGACACGGCGTCGTTCAAGATCCGCGCGTTCATCATCGGCTGTGCGGTGCTCGGACTCCTGGGAATCGTCTGGCAGGGGAGTCAGGGGTATATCGCGCCCGGGCTGTTCGTCCCGCAGCTCACGTTCTTCATCTGGATCGCGGTGATCGTAGGCGGGCCCGGCTCCAACACCGGATCGATCATCGGTACGATCCTGTTCGTGGGGTTCATCTACCTGGGTCCGGGCTATCTCCGGCGGCTCGTAGAACAGTACCTCTCGCTGTCGGGCACGGTCTCGACGTTCCCGAACGCCGTCGGCTCTCTGTTGGCCGGTGACCCGCAGGCCATCCTCCTCTACACGCTGGATCAGACGAGCGCGCTCCGGGTCGTCCTCACCGGGGTGTTTCTGGTCTGGCTCCTCAAGACCCGTCCGGAGGGGCTCCTCGGCGAGAGACGGGAGATCGCTTCGAGCATCGATCTCGAAGAGCGGGTTCGGAGCCGACGCGCCGGATCGAACGAACCTGGGGGTGACGCCGAATGA
- a CDS encoding branched-chain amino acid ABC transporter permease, with product MIAAIVGVVGLDLLRRLFVGDLTVSLLAGYLWNGLTFGVIVGLAGVGLSLTYDLLEFANFAHGDYITVSAFVGWGSAYLIAGLGQLDPGSLFFLGVGGTVYPGDVGISVTNTPLAIVGGLLAAAVAGAAVAVVLDRVVYKSMRGTGAITLLIASVGVAFTLRYLTVYTFTQQSFGLTVSAWTYDLALPGGTVSISAPSLLLIGVSIVTMFGVHLMLTRTKFGKAMRAMGANRDLARVSGIPSERVIRSTWIVGGALAGLAGFMIALLQGTITYQIGWTLLLLVFAGVIMGGIGSVYGAIAGGVLIGLITRLSLVWIPASFTQAMGFAIMILILLTRPQGLFGGEAT from the coding sequence ATGATTGCTGCGATCGTCGGGGTCGTGGGTCTCGATTTGCTCCGGCGGCTGTTCGTCGGTGACCTGACCGTCTCGCTGCTGGCGGGCTACCTCTGGAACGGGCTCACGTTCGGCGTGATCGTCGGACTTGCCGGGGTCGGACTCTCTCTCACGTATGACCTCCTGGAGTTCGCGAACTTCGCGCACGGCGACTACATAACTGTCTCGGCGTTCGTGGGGTGGGGGTCGGCGTATCTGATCGCCGGACTCGGCCAGTTGGATCCGGGATCGCTCTTCTTCCTCGGGGTCGGCGGGACCGTCTATCCGGGTGACGTGGGGATCAGCGTGACGAACACGCCGCTCGCCATCGTCGGCGGGCTGTTGGCCGCGGCGGTCGCCGGGGCGGCGGTCGCGGTGGTGCTCGACCGCGTCGTCTACAAGTCGATGCGCGGCACGGGTGCGATCACGTTGCTCATCGCTTCCGTCGGCGTCGCGTTCACCCTCAGATACCTGACCGTCTACACGTTTACACAGCAGTCGTTCGGGCTGACCGTGAGTGCCTGGACGTACGATCTGGCGCTCCCCGGCGGCACCGTCAGCATCAGCGCCCCGTCACTGCTGTTGATCGGGGTCTCGATCGTAACGATGTTCGGCGTCCACCTGATGCTGACGCGGACGAAGTTCGGGAAGGCGATGCGGGCGATGGGCGCGAATCGCGACCTCGCACGTGTCTCCGGCATCCCGTCCGAACGGGTCATCCGGTCGACCTGGATCGTCGGGGGCGCACTGGCCGGACTGGCGGGCTTCATGATCGCACTCTTGCAGGGAACGATCACCTACCAGATCGGATGGACCTTGCTGTTGCTCGTGTTCGCCGGGGTGATTATGGGCGGGATCGGATCGGTGTACGGCGCGATCGCCGGCGGGGTCCTGATCGGCCTGATCACGCGTCTCTCGCTCGTCTGGATCCCGGCGAGCTTCACCCAAGCGATGGGGTTTGCGATTATGATCCTCATCCTCCTGACGCGCCCGCAGGGACTGTTCGGAGGTGAGGCGACGTGA
- a CDS encoding acetamidase/formamidase family protein, giving the protein MVRTTISYKDGHIYEFSPDIDPIYTAEDGESLTFETIDSLNKEIQSDDDLLDSIPEEVNAATGPVAVEGAEPGDVLKVEIEDVRVNEAQGRVVTAPGFGLLQDNDEIQHPFTRITPVDESTETIEYDGIDVPIEPVIGTIGVATESETISTLTPHDHGGNLDTTDMTGGTTAYFPVFQEGGLLAMGDSKAAMADGEMCGTGSEIGTDIDVTVSVIDDPETSIERPLIRTPDAWKTIASAETLEDAVALANEDLIDLLAAEHGMTPTEAYTFSSLVGGLEISQVVDPLVTVRNACPAEYLSVPF; this is encoded by the coding sequence ATGGTTCGGACAACAATATCGTATAAAGACGGCCATATTTACGAATTTTCACCGGATATTGATCCAATATACACAGCAGAAGACGGAGAATCGCTCACATTCGAAACTATAGACAGTCTGAACAAGGAGATACAGTCCGACGACGACCTCCTCGATTCGATTCCGGAAGAGGTCAACGCCGCGACCGGACCCGTCGCCGTCGAGGGGGCAGAGCCCGGCGACGTTCTGAAGGTGGAGATAGAGGACGTCCGCGTGAACGAGGCGCAGGGTCGGGTCGTCACGGCCCCGGGATTCGGACTTCTCCAGGACAACGACGAGATTCAGCACCCGTTCACTCGCATCACGCCGGTAGACGAGTCGACAGAGACGATAGAGTACGACGGGATCGACGTGCCCATCGAGCCCGTGATCGGAACGATCGGCGTCGCCACGGAGTCCGAGACGATTTCGACGCTCACGCCCCACGACCACGGTGGCAATCTCGACACGACCGATATGACGGGCGGAACGACCGCATACTTCCCGGTGTTCCAGGAGGGCGGTCTGCTGGCGATGGGCGATTCGAAGGCGGCGATGGCCGACGGGGAGATGTGCGGGACCGGCTCGGAGATCGGCACCGACATCGACGTCACGGTGTCGGTGATCGATGACCCCGAGACCTCCATCGAACGGCCGCTCATCCGAACCCCGGACGCGTGGAAAACGATCGCCAGCGCCGAAACACTGGAAGATGCCGTCGCCCTCGCGAACGAGGATCTCATCGATCTCCTCGCCGCAGAGCACGGGATGACGCCGACGGAGGCGTACACGTTCTCGAGCCTCGTCGGCGGACTGGAGATCAGCCAGGTCGTCGACCCCCTGGTGACCGTCAGGAACGCCTGTCCGGCGGAGTACCTCTCGGTGCCGTTCTGA
- a CDS encoding AbrB/MazE/SpoVT family DNA-binding domain-containing protein: MGSLTDTKISAKNLTTVPKPVRNFLGVGAGDRVEWHVEDGKIVVSEYEPDES, from the coding sequence ATGGGCAGTCTCACCGACACGAAGATCTCCGCGAAGAATCTGACGACAGTCCCGAAGCCCGTCCGGAACTTCCTCGGCGTCGGCGCCGGCGACCGCGTCGAGTGGCACGTCGAAGACGGGAAGATCGTCGTCTCAGAGTACGAACCGGACGAGAGCTGA